In one Thermovirga sp. genomic region, the following are encoded:
- the hypB gene encoding hydrogenase nickel incorporation protein HypB — MPRRIAIQRSVMAADEKIAEKIRKDFSKRGVLMLNLIGSPGSGKTALLEETLKDPVFRSVVLEGDVATSRDAERIARTGTPVVQINTRGGCHLEANLVEKALEDLEMEGVDVVFVENVGNLVCPAEFDLGEDHKVALCSVPEGPDKPLKYPHLFMKAEAVLLTKVDLLEHLDFDRNLFWKDVKELNPRAERLEVSALRGDGMAEWISVVERWIRAKRP, encoded by the coding sequence ATGCCCAGAAGAATAGCTATACAGCGGTCGGTCATGGCCGCCGATGAAAAAATAGCCGAAAAGATCAGGAAAGATTTTTCAAAAAGGGGAGTTCTGATGCTCAACCTTATCGGTTCCCCCGGCTCCGGCAAGACGGCCCTGCTCGAAGAGACCCTGAAAGACCCGGTCTTCAGGTCGGTGGTCCTGGAAGGCGATGTGGCTACATCGAGGGACGCCGAGAGGATAGCCCGTACGGGAACCCCGGTGGTGCAGATAAACACCCGGGGTGGCTGTCACCTGGAGGCCAACCTGGTTGAAAAGGCCCTGGAGGATCTTGAAATGGAGGGCGTCGACGTCGTCTTCGTCGAAAACGTGGGGAACCTCGTATGCCCGGCGGAATTCGACCTGGGCGAGGACCACAAGGTCGCCCTTTGCAGCGTTCCGGAAGGGCCGGACAAGCCCCTCAAGTACCCCCACCTCTTCATGAAGGCCGAGGCGGTGCTGCTCACCAAGGTGGACCTTCTCGAGCACCTGGATTTCGACAGGAATCTCTTCTGGAAGGATGTAAAGGAATTGAACCCCCGGGCCGAAAGGCTGGAAGTATCGGCCCTCAGGGGAGACGGCATGGCGGAGTGGATCTCGGTGGTGGAACGCTGGATCAGGGCGAAAAGACCATGA
- the hypA gene encoding hydrogenase maturation nickel metallochaperone HypA yields MHELSLVGAVIESLEEMARERGWKKVTKVTLKIGRMRQVIPEVMVFSFSVATEGTIMEGSSLEILEVPVTSRCLFCGEEWDGLSFTCPRCGSDQIETASGMEMDLESVEVEE; encoded by the coding sequence ATGCATGAGTTGTCGCTGGTCGGCGCTGTGATCGAATCCCTGGAGGAGATGGCCAGGGAAAGGGGATGGAAGAAGGTGACCAAGGTCACCCTAAAGATCGGTCGGATGAGGCAGGTCATCCCCGAGGTGATGGTCTTTTCCTTTTCCGTGGCCACCGAGGGCACGATCATGGAGGGCTCCTCGCTGGAGATACTGGAGGTGCCCGTCACGAGCCGGTGCCTTTTTTGCGGCGAGGAATGGGATGGCCTATCCTTTACATGTCCCCGCTGCGGCAGCGATCAGATCGAGACCGCCAGCGGCATGGAGATGGACCTGGAATCGGTGGAGGTGGAAGAGTGA
- the raiA gene encoding ribosome-associated translation inhibitor RaiA yields MDVRFVTRNLDLQDELRKYMEKKLEKLEKFFDRILDTQVEVSSNRGMKVVEITADVNGVIMRGEDYASDIRKAFDKCLKNIERQIKKHKSFLKEKARMKTAEVSFEIEGFVNELSEPEEKREGIVKTKKFPFRPMTPEEATMQMDLLGHTFFVFRNADNGSVNVVYRRKDGGFGLLIPEE; encoded by the coding sequence ATGGATGTCAGGTTTGTCACGCGCAATCTCGACCTGCAGGACGAACTTCGGAAATATATGGAGAAAAAGCTAGAAAAACTGGAAAAATTTTTTGACCGGATCCTCGATACCCAGGTGGAGGTGAGTTCCAATCGCGGCATGAAGGTGGTTGAAATAACCGCCGACGTGAATGGCGTGATCATGAGGGGCGAGGACTACGCCTCCGATATCAGGAAGGCCTTCGACAAGTGCCTGAAGAATATCGAGCGCCAGATCAAGAAGCACAAATCCTTCCTGAAGGAAAAGGCCAGGATGAAGACCGCCGAGGTATCCTTCGAGATCGAGGGTTTTGTCAACGAGCTCTCCGAGCCGGAGGAAAAAAGGGAAGGGATCGTGAAGACCAAGAAGTTCCCCTTCCGTCCCATGACCCCCGAGGAGGCGACCATGCAGATGGACCTCCTGGGTCATACCTTCTTTGTGTTCAGAAACGCCGATAACGGCAGTGTAAACGTGGTCTACAGGAGGAAGGACGGAGGCTTCGGACTCCTTATCCCCGAAGAGTAA
- a CDS encoding pyridoxal phosphate-dependent aminotransferase — protein MKVSARASRMEPSATLAVVNKAKALKNAGKPVISFGAGEPDFDSPPAAASYAERAIQEGQTHYTQSSGIPELREAVASYYSDRFDLDYSNDQVIIGPGAKPLIYGSLASLVDPGDEVLVFSPAWVSYVEQVRLLDGREIVVDTTATGNIPLASRITEAITPRTAGMLINTPNNPTGAVYDEKTLREMAEIALEHDLWIIFDEIYERLVYENSKHHNIASLLPEVMDRTIQINGVSKAFAMTGWRIGYALAPRWLAPKIGAIQGHLTSNACSIAQWASLGALREAEEDTLRMRGEFSRRREIMMGLLREMPLVSFGEPRGAFYVFVNIAPAIGGTSGGKVLENDGDFCEALLETEYVAAVPGTAFLAPGHIRLSYANSEAEIREGMTRFKRFLASIEAR, from the coding sequence ATGAAGGTCTCGGCAAGAGCATCCAGGATGGAGCCGTCGGCAACCCTGGCGGTGGTGAACAAGGCGAAGGCCCTTAAAAATGCGGGGAAACCGGTCATTTCCTTCGGAGCGGGTGAACCCGACTTCGACTCTCCCCCGGCGGCCGCGAGTTATGCCGAGAGGGCGATCCAGGAGGGGCAGACCCACTACACCCAATCCAGCGGCATTCCCGAGCTTCGCGAGGCGGTGGCCTCCTATTACTCGGATCGCTTCGACCTGGACTATTCCAATGACCAGGTCATCATTGGGCCCGGTGCTAAACCCCTGATTTACGGGTCGCTGGCCTCCCTGGTGGATCCCGGCGACGAGGTCCTGGTTTTCTCACCGGCCTGGGTCAGTTACGTAGAACAGGTTCGCCTTCTGGATGGCAGGGAGATCGTGGTCGACACCACCGCTACGGGGAATATACCCCTGGCTTCAAGGATCACCGAGGCGATTACACCCCGGACGGCAGGAATGCTCATAAACACGCCGAACAACCCCACGGGCGCCGTTTACGACGAAAAGACCCTTCGCGAGATGGCGGAGATCGCCCTGGAACACGATCTCTGGATCATCTTTGACGAGATCTACGAGAGGCTCGTTTACGAAAACTCGAAGCACCACAACATAGCATCGCTGCTCCCGGAGGTCATGGACCGCACCATCCAGATCAACGGCGTGAGCAAGGCCTTCGCCATGACCGGCTGGAGGATAGGCTATGCCCTCGCGCCCCGGTGGCTGGCGCCGAAGATCGGGGCCATACAGGGACACCTCACGTCCAACGCCTGCTCCATAGCCCAGTGGGCCTCGCTGGGCGCGCTGCGAGAGGCCGAGGAGGATACTCTCCGGATGAGGGGGGAGTTCTCCCGCCGCCGCGAAATAATGATGGGACTCCTCCGGGAGATGCCCCTGGTCTCCTTCGGCGAACCCCGAGGGGCCTTTTATGTCTTCGTGAACATCGCCCCTGCCATCGGGGGAACTTCGGGCGGGAAGGTGCTGGAGAATGACGGAGATTTTTGCGAGGCCCTTCTCGAAACGGAATATGTCGCGGCGGTGCCGGGGACCGCTTTCCTGGCCCCGGGGCATATCCGCCTCAGTTACGCCAACTCCGAGGCTGAGATCCGCGAGGGGATGACCAGGTTTAAAAGATTCCTGGCATCGATCGAGGCCAGGTAA